From a region of the Ruminococcaceae bacterium KH2T8 genome:
- a CDS encoding response regulator NasT, with product MITESSYSALIVSANEKFNQVLASIMPPEEFSCEVVGNVGEGRRMLLERDYDIVIVNTPLPDEFGVNFAIDTGDTSGCGVLLCVNAEFFDEVTDKCEDYGILTVSKPTTKAIVKQSLKLLQATRRRLSKMEKKNASFEEKLAEIKNVNRAKWLLIDVLSMSEKEAHRYIEKLAMDTRRSKADVAAEIIKEYTKP from the coding sequence TTGATCACAGAGAGCTCATATAGTGCGCTCATAGTCTCTGCTAATGAGAAGTTCAATCAGGTCCTCGCCTCGATAATGCCTCCCGAGGAGTTCTCGTGTGAGGTAGTAGGAAATGTCGGAGAAGGAAGAAGAATGCTCCTTGAGCGCGACTACGATATCGTTATCGTAAATACTCCTCTCCCTGACGAGTTCGGTGTCAACTTTGCTATCGACACGGGTGATACGAGCGGATGCGGAGTGCTCCTGTGCGTTAACGCGGAGTTCTTTGACGAGGTGACGGACAAGTGCGAGGACTACGGTATCCTCACGGTCTCCAAGCCTACGACAAAGGCAATAGTAAAGCAGTCTTTGAAGCTCCTGCAGGCTACGAGAAGACGTTTGAGCAAGATGGAGAAAAAGAATGCTTCGTTCGAGGAAAAGCTTGCCGAGATCAAGAATGTAAATCGTGCGAAGTGGCTCCTGATCGATGTGCTCTCGATGAGCGAGAAGGAAGCTCACAGATATATCGAGAAGCTCGCGATGGATACGAGAAGGAGCAAGGCGGATGTAGCCGCTGAGATAATCAAGGAGTATACAAAGCCGTAA
- a CDS encoding glutamine synthetase: MDCTKEEFMQYIEEEDIKFIRLAFCDVFGTPKNISVMPSDLARAFKHGIPFNGSFINGFAETTRADLFLHPDVSTTTLLPWRPDHGKVIRMFCDIKYHNGTPFEADTRRILKDAVAKAKSHGINFQFGSRMEFYLFKTDEDGNPTDIPYDHAGYMDIAPLDKGENVRREICLTLERMGIQPTNSHHEAGPGQNEIDFKSSDPLTAADNVSTFITVVKTIAARNGLYADFSPKPLKGYPGNGYHINLRACKDDGSQILPNAIAGILKHICECTVFFNPKEESYDRLGEGSAPRYVTWSRDHRSQLIRIPPVTGTHHYAQLRSPDANSNPYLTNALLIEAALEGILNEYELQAPTNEDPESVGGAFEALPLTLKQAREKASESEFVKNVLASEVADCYIK; the protein is encoded by the coding sequence ATGGATTGCACTAAGGAAGAATTCATGCAATATATCGAAGAAGAGGATATCAAGTTCATAAGACTTGCCTTCTGCGATGTGTTCGGTACACCCAAGAATATATCGGTAATGCCTTCAGATCTCGCGAGAGCTTTCAAGCACGGCATACCCTTTAACGGATCGTTTATAAACGGCTTTGCCGAGACGACCAGAGCAGACCTTTTTCTGCATCCCGACGTGTCGACTACGACGCTCCTTCCTTGGCGTCCCGATCACGGTAAGGTAATAAGGATGTTCTGTGATATCAAGTACCACAACGGTACGCCTTTCGAGGCTGATACGAGACGCATCCTCAAGGACGCTGTTGCAAAGGCTAAGAGCCACGGCATCAACTTCCAGTTCGGCTCCAGGATGGAGTTCTATCTCTTTAAGACGGATGAGGACGGTAATCCCACTGATATCCCTTACGATCACGCCGGATATATGGATATCGCACCTCTCGATAAAGGTGAGAATGTAAGAAGAGAGATATGCCTTACGCTCGAGCGGATGGGTATCCAGCCCACTAATTCTCATCACGAGGCAGGCCCCGGACAAAACGAGATCGACTTTAAGAGTTCCGATCCTCTTACGGCTGCTGATAATGTATCCACTTTTATTACTGTTGTTAAGACTATCGCAGCAAGGAATGGTCTTTATGCAGACTTCAGTCCCAAGCCCCTGAAGGGTTATCCCGGAAACGGATACCATATTAATCTCAGAGCTTGTAAGGACGACGGATCACAGATCCTTCCCAATGCCATCGCAGGAATACTCAAGCACATCTGTGAGTGCACCGTATTCTTTAATCCCAAGGAAGAGTCTTATGACAGACTCGGTGAGGGCAGTGCTCCAAGATATGTTACATGGTCGAGAGATCACAGGAGCCAGCTCATCAGGATCCCTCCCGTAACGGGAACACATCACTATGCACAGCTCAGGTCACCTGATGCCAACTCCAATCCCTATCTTACGAATGCACTTCTTATCGAGGCTGCACTCGAGGGTATTCTTAATGAGTATGAGCTTCAGGCTCCCACTAACGAAGATCCCGAATCAGTAGGCGGTGCCTTTGAGGCGCTTCCTCTTACTTTGAAGCAGGCCAGGGAAAAGGCTTCCGAGAGTGAGTTCGTAAAGAATGTGCTCGCTTCCGAGGTTGCTGACTGCTACATTAAGTGA
- a CDS encoding L-glutamine synthetase: MKNTAEIFGENVFSESVMKERLPKETFKEVKNAIDNGHRLSQEAANVVANEMKQWAIEKGCTHYTHWFQPMTGITAEKHDSFISPTDEGKVILRFSGKELTQGEPDASSFPSGGLRATFEARGYTAWDPTSFAFIKEGVLCIPTAFCSYGGEALDKKTPLLRSMEAINKQAVRVLKLFGNEDVNSVKTTVGPEQEYFLIDAEGYNARRDLIYTGRTLFGATPPKGQQMEDHYFGVIKPRVQAFMKDLNDELWKLGILATTEHNEVAPSQHELAPIFTTTNIATDHNQLTMEIMKKVAQKHGLVCLLHEKPFAGVNGSGKHNNWSISTDTGVNLLEPGDTPYENAQFLLFLTAVIRAVDDYQDLLRISVASAGNDHRLGANEAPPAVISIFLGSELTEILDAIENDTPYGAKEKELLKIGVHVLPKFPKDTTDRNRTSPFAFTGNKFEFRMLGSASSIALPNTVLNTAVAEILKQYADKLEGASDFTSALHDLIKSEIKAHKRIIFNGNGYDDAWIAEAEKRGLSNLKTTPDAVAHYLDKKNVELFTAHKVYSEIEMQSRHEVFLDKYCKLLHIEAMTMLEMAKQDILPAVSAYSSSLAENIISKDQIGIKSEFEQNTLNDISADMKAAFEAYTALSDSIVKVEEEEDLVAKADTYKDTVKAQMEDLRKACDKLETETAADYWPFPTYGELLFAVR, translated from the coding sequence ATGAAGAACACAGCAGAGATCTTCGGCGAGAATGTTTTCAGCGAGAGCGTCATGAAGGAAAGACTTCCCAAGGAAACATTCAAGGAAGTAAAGAACGCTATCGACAATGGTCATCGCCTCTCCCAGGAAGCAGCTAACGTAGTTGCAAACGAGATGAAGCAATGGGCCATCGAAAAGGGTTGTACACACTACACTCACTGGTTCCAGCCCATGACAGGCATCACAGCCGAGAAGCACGACAGTTTCATCAGCCCCACAGACGAGGGCAAGGTTATCCTCAGATTCTCCGGCAAGGAACTTACACAGGGTGAGCCCGATGCATCTTCCTTCCCTTCCGGCGGCCTTAGAGCAACATTCGAGGCAAGAGGTTATACAGCATGGGATCCTACATCCTTCGCTTTCATCAAAGAAGGCGTCCTTTGCATCCCCACAGCATTCTGCTCCTACGGCGGCGAGGCACTCGATAAGAAGACTCCTCTCCTTCGTTCGATGGAAGCGATCAACAAGCAGGCGGTACGTGTATTGAAGCTCTTCGGCAACGAAGACGTTAACAGCGTTAAGACAACAGTAGGTCCCGAGCAGGAGTACTTCCTCATCGATGCAGAAGGATACAATGCAAGAAGAGACCTTATCTATACAGGCAGAACACTCTTTGGAGCTACACCTCCTAAGGGACAGCAGATGGAAGATCACTACTTCGGTGTTATCAAGCCCAGAGTACAGGCTTTCATGAAGGACTTGAACGATGAGCTCTGGAAGCTCGGTATCCTTGCTACAACAGAGCATAACGAGGTTGCTCCTTCTCAGCACGAGTTGGCTCCCATCTTCACAACAACAAACATCGCTACTGATCACAACCAGCTTACGATGGAGATCATGAAGAAGGTAGCACAGAAGCATGGTCTTGTATGTCTCCTTCACGAGAAGCCTTTCGCAGGCGTTAACGGTTCCGGTAAGCACAACAACTGGTCCATCAGTACAGACACAGGCGTTAACCTTCTCGAGCCCGGTGATACACCTTACGAGAATGCTCAGTTCCTGCTCTTCCTTACAGCAGTTATCAGAGCAGTAGATGATTATCAGGATCTTCTCCGTATCTCCGTTGCATCCGCAGGTAACGATCACAGACTCGGTGCTAACGAGGCACCTCCGGCTGTTATCTCCATCTTCCTCGGTTCCGAGCTCACAGAGATCCTCGATGCTATCGAGAATGACACACCTTACGGCGCTAAGGAAAAGGAACTCCTCAAGATCGGCGTGCACGTACTTCCCAAGTTCCCTAAGGATACGACAGACCGTAACAGAACATCACCTTTCGCATTCACGGGTAATAAGTTCGAGTTCAGAATGCTGGGTTCCGCATCTTCCATCGCTCTTCCCAACACTGTTCTCAATACGGCAGTTGCAGAGATCTTGAAGCAGTATGCTGATAAGCTCGAGGGTGCATCCGATTTCACATCTGCTCTTCACGATCTCATCAAGAGCGAGATCAAGGCTCATAAGAGGATCATCTTCAACGGTAACGGTTACGATGACGCTTGGATCGCAGAGGCAGAGAAGAGAGGTCTTTCGAACCTTAAGACTACACCTGATGCAGTTGCTCATTACCTCGACAAGAAGAACGTAGAGCTATTCACTGCTCACAAGGTATATTCCGAGATCGAGATGCAGTCCAGACACGAAGTATTCCTCGACAAGTACTGCAAGCTCCTTCACATCGAAGCAATGACGATGCTCGAGATGGCAAAGCAGGATATCCTTCCCGCAGTAAGCGCTTACTCTTCTTCCCTTGCAGAGAACATCATCTCCAAGGATCAGATCGGTATCAAGAGCGAGTTCGAGCAGAATACACTCAATGATATCTCAGCTGACATGAAGGCAGCATTCGAAGCTTACACGGCTCTTTCCGATTCGATCGTAAAGGTCGAGGAAGAAGAAGATCTCGTAGCTAAGGCTGATACTTATAAGGATACAGTCAAGGCACAGATGGAAGACCTTCGTAAAGCTTGTGACAAGCTCGAGACGGAGACGGCAGCAGATTACTGGCCGTTCCCCACATACGGCGAATTGCTCTTCGCAGTAAGATAA
- a CDS encoding ammonium transporter, Amt family, with amino-acid sequence MDVTQITDLINETVTTEVFGIWFLIGAALVFFMQAGFAMLETGFCRYKNAGNILMKNLMDFCIGTVCFIFLGFGLMMSEDMIAGFVGVPNLSIFTDFSGFMETNASSFVFNLVFCATAATIVSGAVAERIKFSSYCIYSAVLSLVVYPVEAGWVWNPNGWLAQMGFIDFAGSAAIHTVGGVSALIGAIVLGPRIGKYVTDAKGKVIKVNAIQGHNIPLGALGCFILWFGWYGFNGAAATSGSQLAGIFLTTTIAPAIATVTALIYTWVKNGKPDVSMCINASLAGLVCVTAGCHCIDAAGAIVEGIISGIAVIVVIEVIDLKFHIDDPVGAVGVHCANGILGTILAGVLATNTSSLSVDGPVYALIHGTDMAAAWKVVGVQLLGIFCIIVWTAILMGATFVIIKKTVGLRASREDEIEGMDISEHGLTTAYAGFKFAPQAIVEGSEPVVVSGDVPEAEAVEVKAVPAFDVKADAEGHIFTKIDIVCKEARLDALKNALMGIGITGMTVTHVMGCGAQKGRQEFYRGVPVEASLLPKIQISVVVSAVPVQSVIDTAKKVLYTGHIGDGKIFVSNVQNVVKVRTGEVGFAALQDVE; translated from the coding sequence ATGGACGTAACACAGATCACCGACCTGATCAATGAAACCGTAACGACCGAAGTATTCGGTATATGGTTCCTTATCGGTGCGGCACTCGTATTTTTTATGCAGGCGGGCTTCGCAATGCTCGAGACAGGTTTCTGTCGATATAAGAACGCAGGTAACATCCTGATGAAGAACCTCATGGACTTCTGTATCGGTACTGTCTGCTTCATCTTCTTAGGCTTCGGTCTCATGATGAGCGAAGACATGATCGCAGGATTCGTTGGTGTTCCCAACCTTTCCATCTTCACAGACTTCTCGGGCTTCATGGAAACAAACGCTTCGAGCTTCGTATTCAACCTTGTATTCTGTGCTACAGCAGCTACTATCGTTTCAGGTGCCGTTGCAGAGAGGATCAAGTTCAGCTCTTATTGTATCTATTCCGCAGTCCTCTCTCTCGTTGTATATCCCGTTGAGGCAGGTTGGGTCTGGAATCCTAACGGCTGGCTCGCTCAGATGGGCTTCATCGATTTCGCAGGTTCCGCAGCTATCCACACAGTCGGTGGTGTATCCGCTCTTATCGGTGCCATCGTATTGGGACCCCGTATCGGTAAGTATGTAACAGATGCTAAGGGCAAAGTAATCAAGGTAAACGCTATCCAGGGTCACAACATTCCTCTTGGTGCTCTCGGTTGCTTCATCCTCTGGTTCGGTTGGTACGGCTTCAACGGTGCCGCTGCTACATCCGGTTCACAGCTCGCAGGTATCTTCCTTACAACAACTATCGCTCCCGCAATCGCAACAGTTACTGCTCTTATTTATACTTGGGTAAAGAACGGTAAGCCCGATGTATCGATGTGTATCAACGCATCTCTCGCAGGTCTTGTCTGCGTAACAGCCGGTTGTCACTGCATCGATGCTGCAGGTGCTATCGTTGAAGGTATCATTTCCGGTATCGCAGTAATCGTAGTTATCGAAGTTATCGACCTTAAGTTCCATATCGATGATCCCGTCGGTGCTGTCGGTGTTCACTGCGCAAACGGTATCCTCGGTACTATCCTTGCAGGTGTTCTTGCAACAAACACATCTTCCCTCAGCGTTGACGGTCCCGTTTATGCTCTTATCCACGGCACAGACATGGCTGCAGCTTGGAAAGTCGTAGGCGTACAGCTCCTCGGTATATTCTGCATCATCGTATGGACAGCGATCCTCATGGGTGCAACATTCGTGATCATCAAGAAAACAGTTGGCCTTCGTGCAAGCAGAGAAGACGAGATCGAAGGTATGGATATCTCCGAGCACGGTCTTACAACAGCTTATGCAGGATTCAAGTTCGCTCCTCAGGCTATCGTTGAGGGTTCTGAGCCCGTAGTAGTAAGTGGTGACGTTCCCGAGGCTGAGGCAGTCGAAGTCAAGGCAGTTCCCGCTTTCGATGTTAAAGCTGATGCTGAAGGTCACATCTTCACAAAGATCGACATCGTATGTAAAGAAGCAAGACTCGATGCTCTTAAGAATGCTCTCATGGGCATCGGCATCACAGGTATGACAGTAACTCACGTAATGGGTTGCGGAGCTCAGAAAGGCAGACAGGAGTTCTATCGTGGTGTTCCCGTAGAAGCATCTCTCCTTCCTAAGATCCAGATCTCGGTAGTAGTAAGTGCAGTACCTGTACAGTCTGTTATCGATACAGCTAAGAAGGTTCTTTACACAGGTCACATCGGTGACGGTAAGATCTTCGTAAGCAACGTACAGAACGTTGTAAAGGTAAGAACAGGAGAAGTCGGATTCGCTGCTTTGCAGGATGTTGAATAA
- a CDS encoding Sugar phosphate isomerase/epimerase, whose product MSNIEFGMPTLIENKDLQSNIDLCTSLGLRFIELNMNFPEYGITALENTDMLISAARKAGIYYTIHLDEKLNIADFNPLVSEAYLETVRRTIEVMKKLIPLRDEFGDKAKPLTLNMHMEHGIHITLPDSKVQMYDRDIDTYMRSFEVFRDRVDEWIGDADIRIAIENTDGFKSYEHSAIDYMLGSDKFVLTWDIGHSKAVKESDVPFIMERTERLRHFHIHDGSEVPPKNHLALGDGEIDICERLALADRSNARCVLETKTIDALTRSVAWLKERDLY is encoded by the coding sequence ATGAGTAATATCGAATTCGGAATGCCGACACTTATAGAGAATAAGGACCTCCAGAGCAATATCGATCTTTGTACTTCTCTGGGGCTTAGATTTATCGAGCTCAACATGAACTTTCCCGAGTATGGTATCACTGCGCTCGAGAATACGGATATGCTCATAAGTGCGGCTCGGAAGGCGGGCATCTATTATACGATCCACCTTGACGAGAAGCTCAATATCGCGGACTTTAACCCTTTGGTCTCTGAGGCTTATCTCGAGACGGTAAGAAGGACGATCGAGGTAATGAAGAAACTTATCCCTTTGAGAGATGAGTTCGGCGATAAGGCCAAGCCTCTGACACTTAATATGCATATGGAGCACGGTATTCATATAACGCTCCCGGATAGCAAAGTGCAGATGTACGACAGGGATATCGATACTTATATGAGATCCTTTGAGGTGTTCCGTGACAGGGTCGATGAGTGGATCGGTGATGCCGATATCAGGATCGCGATCGAAAATACGGACGGCTTTAAGTCTTATGAGCATTCCGCGATCGACTACATGCTCGGCAGCGATAAGTTCGTCCTTACATGGGATATCGGTCATTCAAAGGCAGTTAAGGAGTCTGACGTTCCTTTCATCATGGAAAGAACTGAGCGCCTCAGGCACTTTCATATCCACGACGGCAGTGAAGTGCCGCCAAAGAATCACCTGGCTCTCGGAGACGGCGAGATAGACATCTGCGAAAGGCTGGCTTTGGCTGACAGAAGTAATGCCAGATGCGTACTCGAGACCAAGACTATCGATGCACTCACAAGATCCGTCGCTTGGCTCAAGGAGAGGGACCTTTACTGA
- a CDS encoding aspartate racemase produces the protein MKKIGLVGGTGPESTLMYYKALNSGIDKITEGKAMPDIAIESVNFRRAWDYVSTGRYDLLSDYLGSKIDPLIAGGSEVVALTAATMHIVFDDLQNRCPITLVSIPKAVAEEAASLGIRKVGLLGTIFTMEQDYMKKDLIDAGIEVVIPDKDDRELIAKRILEELELGIVKESTLHELVAIIDKMREDHGIEAVILGCTELPLILNKDNCPVCCLDAVDIHIKKLIGMALEE, from the coding sequence ATGAAGAAGATAGGACTTGTAGGCGGTACCGGACCCGAGTCTACGCTGATGTATTATAAAGCACTGAATTCGGGTATCGATAAGATCACGGAAGGTAAAGCGATGCCCGATATCGCGATCGAGAGCGTGAACTTTCGCCGCGCCTGGGACTATGTATCCACGGGAAGATATGATCTCCTCTCAGATTATCTCGGCAGCAAGATAGATCCTCTTATCGCAGGCGGATCCGAAGTCGTTGCGCTGACTGCCGCTACGATGCATATCGTTTTTGATGATCTTCAGAACAGGTGTCCGATCACTCTCGTAAGCATCCCCAAGGCAGTCGCGGAAGAAGCGGCATCTCTCGGTATCAGGAAAGTCGGACTTCTCGGTACGATCTTTACCATGGAGCAGGACTACATGAAGAAGGATCTTATCGATGCGGGTATCGAAGTCGTTATTCCCGATAAGGACGACAGAGAGCTCATCGCTAAGAGGATCCTCGAGGAGCTCGAATTAGGTATCGTCAAGGAAAGCACGCTTCATGAGCTCGTAGCGATCATAGATAAGATGCGCGAGGATCACGGTATCGAAGCCGTCATCCTCGGCTGTACTGAGCTGCCGCTGATACTTAATAAAGACAATTGTCCCGTATGCTGTCTGGACGCAGTTGATATCCATATCAAAAAGTTAATCGGCATGGCACTTGAAGAATGA
- a CDS encoding EAL domain, c-di-GMP-specific phosphodiesterase class I (or its enzymatically inactive variant): MHRRKLAILVGHADETGQSRFIKGFLQQAFSDDSDVFIFSMYRKYLDTEIREMGEMNIFNLIDPRRFDGIVILKDSIQTSNSTNGIERRFKETSDTPVLIVDQESELYDTVWEDDYTGMTSVMEHMIGVHGYKDIAFVSGKKWHRHALNRLTAYEDVMKENGLTVDEERIFHGDFWYTSGENAMKEFQKSSRGLPEAIVCANDEMAIGVCDAIERMGLKIPDDIAVAGYDMRAEGRLSPIAVTSCEMPYEELGKYTAGRIRDMVDHRESAPFDKKPHFIKGETCGCKFCTEELVREYDPRRKVWPTDRMSESRHDVYNMMKKNLLAQTEIAGFMSTVYSYAYQLNDPRNFTLCLASAWKDIEKDPAIRIKSLGFPAKMIGVVEYNGETGSGIVSLENEFDTRDILPWINDDRTDPYSFFVTPFFYESECFGYAVVSYGNEIKCYDEDYRDWMEDVSEGFEALRRTLAMQNYQKLVEQMRKSKYSSSGVRYNELSGEDRELCDVVEQILDENLLTYHFQPIVSAKTGEIYSYEALMRSTTERHVTPLDIIKYGGILGRLHDIERATFVNVLSYVEEHQEKFGDAKVFINSIPGITMDADDIPKVRELLKKHADHTVVELTEESELTDDDLDNFKSFFTKLGVDIAIDDFGTGYSNINNLLRYMPNCVKIDRSLLSGIENKPQKQHFVTEIIKFCRDNGILSLAEGIESEAELRTVVHMGVDLIQGFYTAKPAAEPAKKIDRKVRNEIILYAQEKDDGIDKHIYTAGSSNRVSLSLLGKYGCTDIVVGKEDAVYRDIAIVGAPNIKTDMHMRILHGYSGEITLDNVSFSNIKGRPCIDIPEGCEVVLKLRGNNEFRGAGIRVAQGSTLTIEGEGNILIDTNEPKYYGIGNDSDSEHGMLIFKQYGKIAINGNGHEGVCIGSGKGGEIKIESGQYRLKAGGTKSVGIGSISSEGHINIVNCSLDIDVNSNYGLGIGSLESNSSVYITKTSIRLMGGGNTMVGIGSCKGRESKIKVEDASVDISLRANYSTCIGALEGLSELEINCAGIWLENGGRQALAFGGVERESKVYLDSSDTRVNLHNSIGRDTYASEDNIEIVNGRISFIINDIKLEREMKFT; the protein is encoded by the coding sequence ATGCACAGAAGAAAGCTTGCAATTTTGGTCGGCCACGCTGATGAAACAGGGCAGAGCCGCTTTATCAAAGGATTTTTGCAGCAGGCATTTTCCGACGATTCGGATGTCTTTATCTTCTCCATGTACAGAAAATACTTAGATACCGAGATCCGTGAGATGGGCGAGATGAATATCTTCAATCTCATTGACCCGCGTCGTTTTGACGGTATCGTTATCCTGAAGGACAGCATACAGACTTCCAATTCGACAAATGGTATTGAGCGAAGGTTCAAGGAGACGTCTGATACTCCCGTGCTCATCGTTGATCAGGAGAGTGAGCTCTATGATACGGTATGGGAGGATGACTATACCGGAATGACCAGCGTGATGGAGCATATGATCGGCGTTCACGGCTATAAGGATATTGCTTTCGTTTCCGGCAAGAAGTGGCACAGGCATGCGCTCAACAGATTGACTGCGTATGAAGATGTCATGAAGGAAAATGGACTGACCGTAGATGAAGAGCGTATCTTCCACGGCGACTTCTGGTATACGAGCGGCGAGAATGCCATGAAGGAATTCCAGAAGAGCAGCAGAGGTCTTCCCGAGGCGATCGTATGTGCCAATGACGAGATGGCTATCGGTGTCTGCGATGCGATAGAGAGGATGGGACTTAAGATTCCCGACGATATCGCCGTAGCGGGATATGATATGAGAGCTGAAGGCAGGCTCAGCCCTATAGCGGTAACATCCTGCGAGATGCCTTATGAAGAGCTTGGAAAATATACTGCGGGTCGTATCCGGGACATGGTCGATCACAGGGAATCCGCGCCGTTTGATAAGAAGCCTCATTTCATTAAAGGTGAGACGTGTGGCTGTAAGTTCTGCACGGAAGAGCTCGTAAGAGAATATGACCCCAGGCGAAAGGTCTGGCCTACAGACAGGATGTCAGAATCAAGGCACGATGTCTATAACATGATGAAGAAGAATCTCCTGGCGCAGACCGAGATCGCGGGCTTTATGAGTACCGTTTATTCTTATGCATACCAGCTCAACGATCCGAGGAACTTTACGCTCTGCCTCGCTTCGGCCTGGAAGGATATAGAGAAGGATCCCGCGATAAGGATCAAGAGCCTCGGGTTCCCCGCGAAGATGATCGGTGTCGTCGAGTATAACGGCGAGACCGGAAGCGGCATCGTAAGCCTCGAAAATGAGTTCGATACCAGAGACATCCTGCCTTGGATAAATGATGACAGGACCGATCCTTATTCGTTCTTCGTTACTCCGTTCTTCTATGAGAGCGAGTGCTTCGGCTATGCAGTCGTAAGCTACGGAAATGAGATCAAGTGCTATGACGAAGACTACAGAGACTGGATGGAGGATGTATCCGAAGGATTCGAGGCGCTTCGAAGGACGCTCGCGATGCAGAATTACCAAAAGCTCGTCGAGCAGATGAGGAAGAGCAAATATTCTTCGAGTGGTGTCAGATATAATGAGCTCTCGGGAGAAGACAGGGAACTTTGTGATGTAGTCGAGCAGATCCTCGACGAGAATCTCCTGACTTACCATTTCCAGCCGATCGTCAGCGCAAAAACGGGCGAGATCTACTCGTATGAAGCGCTCATGAGATCGACGACCGAGAGGCATGTTACGCCTCTTGATATCATTAAGTACGGCGGCATCCTCGGGCGTCTGCACGACATCGAGCGCGCGACTTTCGTAAATGTGCTTTCATATGTCGAAGAGCATCAGGAGAAGTTCGGAGACGCCAAGGTGTTTATCAACAGCATCCCGGGTATCACGATGGATGCGGATGATATCCCGAAGGTCAGGGAGCTTTTGAAGAAACATGCGGATCATACTGTAGTTGAGCTCACCGAGGAGTCAGAGCTCACGGATGATGACCTTGATAATTTCAAGAGCTTCTTTACCAAGCTCGGAGTCGATATCGCGATCGATGATTTCGGTACAGGTTATTCCAATATCAATAACCTTCTGAGGTATATGCCAAACTGCGTCAAGATCGACAGGTCGCTTTTAAGCGGTATCGAGAATAAGCCGCAGAAGCAGCATTTCGTTACCGAGATCATAAAGTTCTGCCGCGATAACGGTATCCTGTCACTTGCGGAAGGTATCGAGAGTGAAGCCGAGCTTCGTACGGTCGTACATATGGGCGTAGATCTTATCCAGGGATTTTATACTGCAAAGCCTGCTGCCGAGCCTGCGAAGAAGATCGACAGGAAGGTCAGGAACGAGATCATACTCTATGCTCAGGAGAAGGATGACGGCATCGATAAGCACATCTATACGGCAGGAAGCAGCAACCGCGTATCATTGTCGCTGCTAGGTAAGTACGGTTGTACGGATATCGTAGTAGGTAAGGAAGATGCGGTCTACAGAGACATCGCCATTGTAGGTGCGCCGAATATCAAGACGGATATGCATATGAGGATCCTGCACGGATATTCGGGTGAGATCACGCTCGATAACGTAAGCTTTTCCAACATCAAGGGAAGACCATGCATCGATATCCCCGAGGGCTGTGAGGTTGTATTAAAGCTTCGCGGCAATAACGAGTTCAGAGGCGCGGGCATCAGGGTAGCGCAAGGATCGACTCTGACTATCGAGGGTGAAGGCAATATCCTTATCGATACGAACGAGCCGAAGTATTACGGCATCGGAAATGACTCCGACAGCGAGCACGGTATGCTCATATTCAAGCAGTACGGCAAGATCGCGATCAACGGCAATGGTCACGAAGGTGTCTGTATCGGATCGGGCAAGGGCGGCGAGATAAAGATCGAAAGCGGTCAGTACAGGCTCAAGGCCGGCGGTACAAAGAGCGTCGGTATCGGTTCGATCAGTTCAGAAGGCCACATCAATATCGTCAACTGCAGTCTCGACATTGACGTCAATTCCAATTACGGTCTTGGAATCGGTTCACTAGAGAGTAACTCGTCCGTATATATCACCAAGACATCCATCCGTCTTATGGGCGGCGGCAATACCATGGTCGGCATCGGCAGCTGCAAGGGCAGGGAGTCAAAGATAAAGGTCGAGGATGCGAGCGTGGATATCAGCCTTCGCGCCAATTATTCCACGTGCATCGGAGCGCTCGAAGGTCTGTCCGAACTTGAGATAAACTGCGCAGGTATCTGGCTTGAGAACGGCGGCAGACAGGCACTGGCTTTCGGAGGCGTGGAGCGCGAGTCCAAGGTATATCTCGACAGTTCCGATACGAGGGTGAATCTGCATAACAGCATCGGTCGTGATACTTATGCTTCGGAAGATAATATCGAGATCGTCAACGGCAGGATCAGTTTCATAATCAATGACATTAAGCTCGAAAGAGAAATGAAGTTCACCTGA